ACGTCAACGGTGGCGCGATCGCCCTGGGCCACCCGATCGGCATGTCCGGTGCCCGTATCGTGCTCCACCTGGCGCTGGAGCTCCGGCGGCGCGGCGGCGGGACCGGCGCGGCGGCGCTGTGCGGCGGCGGCGGCCAGGGCGACGCGCTGATCCTCCGCGTCCCGAGCGCTTCGGCGAAGTAAGGAGTCTGTACGAGATGGTGGACGTCCCCGCACTGGTCGCCCAGGCACGGGAGGGCAGGCCACGGGCCGTGGCCCGGTTGATCTCGCTCGTGGAGGGGGCGTCCCCGCAGCTCCGTGAGGTGATGGCGGCCCTCGCCCCGCTCACGGGCGGCGCGTACGTGGTCGGCCTGACGGGTTCGCCCGGGGTCGGCAAGTCCACGTCGACGTCGGCGCTGGTCTCCGCGTACCGCAGGGCGGGCAAGCGGGTCGGCGTCCTCGCCGTGGACCCGTCGTCGCCGTTCTCCGGCGGCGCGCTGCTGGGCGACCGGGTCCGGATGTCCGAGCACGCCTCGGACCCGGGCGTCTACATCCGCTCCATGGCCACCCGCGGGCACCTGGGCGGTCTTGCGTGGTCGGCCCCGCAGGCGATCCGCGTCCTGGACGCGGCCGGCTGTGACGTGGTGCTCGTCGAGACGGTCGGCGTGGGTCAGTCCGAGGTGGAGATCGCCTCGCAGGCGGACACGTCGGTGGTGCTGCTGGCGCCCGGCATGGGCGACGGCATCCAGGCGGCGAAGGCCGGCATCCTGGAGATCGGCGACGTGTACGTGGTGAACAAGGCCGACCGGGACGGCGCGGACGCCACGGCACGCGAGCTCAACCATATGCTGGGCCTCGGGGAGGCGCGGGCGCCGGGCGACTGGCGGCCGCCGATCGTGAAGACGGTCGCCGCGCGCGGCGAGGGCGTCGACGAGGTCGTGGAGGCGCTGGAGAAGCACCGCGCCTGGATGGAGGAGCACGGCGTCCTGGCGGAGCGCCGCAGGGCCCGCGCCTCGCACGAGGTGGAGACCGTCGCGGTCACCGCGCTGCGCGAGCGCATCGGCGACCTGCGGGGCGACCGGCGCCTGGGCGTGCTGGCGGAGCGGATCGTGTCGGGCGAGCTCGACCCGTACGCGGCCGCCGACGAGCTCGTGGCGGGCCTGACGGGCCGCTGAGCGGGCGTACGCGAAGGGCCCCGCCCCCGATCGGGGGGCGGGGCCCTTCGCGTGTCACGGTCCCGTGGAGGGTCGGTCGGCGTGGCCCCCACCGGGAGGAGAGGCGCCCCGCGGGGCAGCGCGGGGTCGTGCGGAGGTGCGCGGGGCCGCTAGGGCTTGCCGCGCAGGCCGCGGAGGTGTTCCGCGATCGGCCGCAGCGAGGCGTGGAGGTCGGTCAGCGCCTCGGGGGCCAGCCGGTCGATGAAGTGCCTGCGCACCGACTCGACGTGGTGCGGCGCCACCTTGTGCATGGTCTCCATGCCCTGGTCGGTGAGGACCGCGTACAGTCCGCGCCGGTCCGACTCGCAGTTCTCGCGTCGGACCAGGCCGGCGTTCTCCATCCGGGTGATCTGGTGGGAGAGCCGGCTCTTGGACTGGAGGGTCGCCGCGGCGAGGTCGCTCATCCGCATGCGCCGCTCGGGCGACTCCGAGAGGTTCACGAGGATCTCGTAGTCGTTGTAGGTCAGGCCGAACGGCTGGAGGTCCTTCTCCAGCTGGTAGGTGAGTAGTCGGTTGACGTCGAGATAGGTGCGCCAGGCGCACTGCTCGCCATCGCTCAGCCACGAGGTGGCCGTCTCGGTCTCCATATGTGGATTCTACCTAAGATGTTGAATATTGGACGAAGTAGTGACGCCGCTTCGCTCCCCGTCCCCCGTCCTCGACCGACCACGCACGTGCGCAGGCGTTCGAGCGCGTCACACTCCGCAGACTACCGCTCACAGCCCGAAGCGACGCTGGAGGTCCCCCAGCTGGCCGGGAAGGCGCGGTGACGCACCGTGCGACCCCTGGCCGGAACCCTGTCCGGTGTGCGGCGCCCCGCCCCCCGGGACGCCCGGCTCGTGCGGGACGGTTCCGGTGCCCTGCTCCGGCACCAGCGTCTCCGTCGACTGGAGCAGCACCGTTCCCGCCCCGACGAACTCGAACTGGTGCTCCTCGCCGGACGCCCCACCGAGCCCGGTGAGCGCCCGTACCCCCCCGAGGACGCCCCGTAGGTAGCCGTGGTCATAGTGGTGGCACGGCGAGGGGCAGTCCGCCCACCCGACGAGCGCCTGCGGGTCGACGCGGATCGGCGGCTCCATGAAGACCACCTCGCCGTTGGACGCGGCGACGAACTTGCCCGTGCCGATCAGCGTGAGGAAGCCCGGCACGATCGACTGCTTCAGCGACAGCGACGGCTCGAAGGCCAGGAGGCTGCCGGCCCGGATCGTGAGGTTGCCGTCCTCCAGGTCGAAGGAGTTCACGTCGAAGGCCCGGTCCGCCAGGAGCATCCGGCCACTGCCCTCCGCCACGACCCAGTCACCCGCGTGCATCGGCGAGTGGAAGCTCGTGCGCACCAGCCGCTCCAGGGCGCCGTGCCCGACGCCGTTGAAGGCGATGTCGCCGTAGTAGGCGATCATCTTGCCCTTCTGCAGGAACCACCGGGAGCCCTTGAGTTCCACGCAGAAGGTGTACGGGTTGACGTTGT
This portion of the Streptomyces changanensis genome encodes:
- the meaB gene encoding methylmalonyl Co-A mutase-associated GTPase MeaB, which codes for MVDVPALVAQAREGRPRAVARLISLVEGASPQLREVMAALAPLTGGAYVVGLTGSPGVGKSTSTSALVSAYRRAGKRVGVLAVDPSSPFSGGALLGDRVRMSEHASDPGVYIRSMATRGHLGGLAWSAPQAIRVLDAAGCDVVLVETVGVGQSEVEIASQADTSVVLLAPGMGDGIQAAKAGILEIGDVYVVNKADRDGADATARELNHMLGLGEARAPGDWRPPIVKTVAARGEGVDEVVEALEKHRAWMEEHGVLAERRRARASHEVETVAVTALRERIGDLRGDRRLGVLAERIVSGELDPYAAADELVAGLTGR
- a CDS encoding MarR family winged helix-turn-helix transcriptional regulator, with the protein product METETATSWLSDGEQCAWRTYLDVNRLLTYQLEKDLQPFGLTYNDYEILVNLSESPERRMRMSDLAAATLQSKSRLSHQITRMENAGLVRRENCESDRRGLYAVLTDQGMETMHKVAPHHVESVRRHFIDRLAPEALTDLHASLRPIAEHLRGLRGKP
- a CDS encoding AIM24 family protein codes for the protein MSPSAVFDPSNLPSDDNVNPYTFCVELKGSRWFLQKGKMIAYYGDIAFNGVGHGALERLVRTSFHSPMHAGDWVVAEGSGRMLLADRAFDVNSFDLEDGNLTIRAGSLLAFEPSLSLKQSIVPGFLTLIGTGKFVAASNGEVVFMEPPIRVDPQALVGWADCPSPCHHYDHGYLRGVLGGVRALTGLGGASGEEHQFEFVGAGTVLLQSTETLVPEQGTGTVPHEPGVPGGGAPHTGQGSGQGSHGASPRLPGQLGDLQRRFGL